One Methylobacterium oryzae DNA window includes the following coding sequences:
- the secG gene encoding preprotein translocase subunit SecG: MQTVLIVVHLIIVLALIGVVLLQRSEGGLGLGGGGGGGGVGGFMTGRGQANALTRATAILAALFFATSLTLAILSHRSAAPKSILDTGAPQTSGQPAKQPTGADNLLDTLRQQQDRAPANAPAQPAPAPSSPAQPAVPEAPQSR; the protein is encoded by the coding sequence ATGCAGACCGTCCTGATCGTCGTCCACCTCATCATCGTGCTCGCGCTGATCGGCGTCGTGCTGCTCCAGCGCTCCGAGGGCGGACTCGGGCTCGGCGGCGGTGGCGGCGGTGGCGGCGTCGGCGGGTTCATGACCGGCCGCGGCCAGGCCAACGCCCTGACGCGGGCCACCGCGATCCTGGCGGCCCTGTTCTTCGCCACCAGCCTGACCCTCGCGATCCTGTCGCACCGCTCGGCGGCGCCGAAGTCGATCCTCGACACCGGCGCGCCGCAGACCTCCGGCCAGCCGGCCAAGCAGCCGACCGGTGCCGACAACCTGCTCGACACGCTGCGTCAGCAGCAGGACCGGGCGCCCGCGAACGCCCCGGCTCAGCCGGCACCGGCTCCGTCGTCTCCCGCGCAGCCGGCGGTTCCGGAAGCGCCGCAGTCGCGCTGA
- a CDS encoding DNA polymerase III subunit chi, translating to MTEILFYHMQRQPLEKVLPNLVERSLDRGWQAAIQAASEERLQALDDHLWTYSDESFLPHGTDREPDAASQPVVLTLRDVNPNTASIRFLVEGADLPPDAGQYERICILFDGTDQDALLRAREQWKQAKDAGHAVAYWQQDESGRWNKKA from the coding sequence GTGACCGAGATCCTCTTCTACCACATGCAGCGGCAGCCCCTGGAGAAGGTGCTGCCGAACCTCGTCGAGCGCTCGCTGGACCGCGGCTGGCAGGCCGCGATCCAGGCGGCGAGCGAGGAGCGCCTGCAGGCGCTCGACGACCACCTCTGGACCTATTCCGACGAGAGCTTCCTGCCGCACGGCACCGACCGCGAGCCCGACGCCGCGAGCCAGCCGGTGGTGCTCACGCTCCGGGACGTGAATCCCAACACCGCCTCGATCCGCTTCCTGGTGGAGGGCGCCGACCTGCCGCCCGACGCCGGGCAGTACGAGCGGATCTGCATCCTGTTCGACGGGACTGACCAGGACGCGCTGCTGCGCGCCCGCGAGCAGTGGAAGCAGGCCAAGGACGCCGGCCACGCGGTGGCCTACTGGCAGCAGGACGAGTCCGGACGCTGGAACAAGAAGGCTTGA
- a CDS encoding peptidylprolyl isomerase, whose protein sequence is MLQGIRNASQHWLGKIVLTIIFTLLIAGVGIFGVEEFFRGGASNKVATVGSTPITAEQVRQAYQNQLQRYQTQLKRPLTPDQARMLGLDRQVMSQLITEAALDQKTHDLGLTVPDSSVIKAIHEEKSFQNQQGQFEPQLFYQTLQRAGLNEALFVREQRSVIARLQLAEAVSSDLHVPLAMREAVHRYTTERRAAAYLMLTPSVAGQIPEPTDDELKTWYEANKSGFRAPEFRAANLLVVEPEAMAKPDAITEADARAAYALNKDRYGTPEKRTIQQIVFPDAAAAEAARKAITDGSKTFDAAAAERGTDEKDLTLGTLTKSELFDKAVADAAFALPEGGVSQPVQGRFGTVLLRVTKIEAGTVKPFEAVDGEIRKALALARARDAMETTRDAIEDQRAGAKPLADIAAERGLKVVAVKAVDVNGKGPDGQRIADIPDPETTLPALFRAEIGGDNEPLRTKTGGYVWYDVTGIDAAHDKPLDEVKDGVKAGWTATEIAKRLQAKGRELVEKINKGETMEAAAQEVGVNLQEAQDLARNQAKDMLTADVVNLIFATPVGKAGTAAAGDSRAVFKVTAATVPAFVADSPSDKQITQSFQAALADDVLSEYISEVQKNAGVKVDPAALRRAIGGEY, encoded by the coding sequence ATGCTTCAGGGCATCCGCAACGCCAGCCAGCACTGGCTCGGCAAGATCGTCTTGACGATCATCTTCACGCTGCTGATCGCCGGTGTCGGCATCTTCGGGGTGGAGGAGTTCTTCCGCGGCGGCGCGAGCAACAAGGTGGCCACGGTCGGCAGCACGCCGATCACGGCCGAGCAGGTGCGCCAAGCCTACCAGAACCAGCTGCAGCGCTATCAGACCCAGCTGAAGCGTCCGCTGACGCCCGACCAGGCGCGGATGCTCGGCCTGGACCGGCAGGTGATGTCCCAGCTGATCACCGAGGCCGCCCTCGATCAGAAGACCCACGATCTCGGCCTCACGGTGCCGGATTCCTCGGTGATCAAGGCGATCCACGAGGAGAAGAGCTTCCAGAACCAGCAGGGTCAGTTCGAGCCGCAACTCTTCTACCAGACCCTGCAGCGCGCCGGCCTCAACGAGGCCCTGTTCGTGCGCGAGCAGCGCTCTGTGATCGCCCGCCTCCAGCTGGCCGAGGCAGTGTCGTCGGACCTGCACGTGCCGCTCGCCATGCGGGAGGCCGTCCATCGCTACACCACCGAGCGCCGCGCGGCCGCCTACCTGATGCTGACGCCCTCGGTGGCCGGCCAGATCCCCGAGCCGACGGACGACGAGCTGAAGACCTGGTACGAGGCCAACAAGTCCGGCTTCCGGGCGCCGGAGTTCCGGGCGGCCAACCTCCTCGTTGTCGAGCCCGAGGCGATGGCGAAGCCCGACGCGATCACCGAGGCCGACGCCCGCGCCGCCTACGCGCTGAACAAGGACCGCTACGGCACGCCCGAGAAGCGCACGATCCAGCAGATCGTGTTCCCCGACGCGGCCGCCGCCGAGGCGGCCCGCAAGGCGATCACGGACGGCTCCAAGACCTTCGACGCGGCAGCGGCCGAGCGCGGCACCGACGAGAAGGACCTGACCCTCGGCACGCTGACCAAGAGCGAGCTGTTCGACAAGGCCGTCGCCGACGCCGCCTTCGCGCTGCCCGAGGGCGGCGTGAGCCAGCCGGTCCAGGGCCGGTTCGGCACCGTGCTGCTGCGCGTGACCAAGATCGAGGCCGGGACGGTGAAGCCGTTCGAGGCGGTGGACGGCGAGATCCGCAAGGCCCTCGCCCTGGCCCGCGCCCGCGACGCCATGGAGACCACCCGCGACGCGATCGAGGACCAGCGGGCCGGCGCCAAGCCGCTGGCCGACATCGCGGCCGAGCGCGGCCTCAAGGTCGTCGCCGTGAAGGCGGTGGACGTGAACGGCAAGGGGCCTGACGGGCAGCGCATCGCCGACATCCCGGACCCCGAGACCACCCTGCCGGCCCTGTTCCGCGCCGAGATCGGCGGCGACAACGAGCCCCTGCGGACCAAGACCGGCGGTTACGTCTGGTACGACGTCACGGGTATCGACGCCGCCCACGACAAGCCCCTCGACGAGGTCAAGGACGGCGTGAAGGCCGGCTGGACCGCGACCGAGATCGCCAAGCGCCTCCAGGCCAAGGGCCGCGAGCTCGTCGAGAAGATCAACAAGGGCGAGACCATGGAGGCCGCCGCCCAGGAGGTCGGCGTCAACCTGCAGGAGGCGCAGGATCTCGCCCGCAACCAGGCCAAGGACATGCTCACGGCCGACGTCGTGAACCTGATCTTCGCGACCCCGGTGGGTAAGGCCGGCACGGCGGCCGCGGGCGATTCGCGGGCGGTCTTCAAGGTCACGGCGGCGACGGTGCCGGCCTTCGTGGCCGACAGCCCGAGCGACAAGCAGATCACGCAGAGCTTCCAGGCGGCGCTCGCCGACGACGTGCTGTCCGAGTACATCAGCGAGGTCCAGAAGAACGCCGGCGTGAAGGTCGATCCGGCGGCCCTGCGGCGCGCCATCGGCGGCGAGTACTGA
- a CDS encoding nuclear transport factor 2 family protein gives MSVSRRAALAAAIAAPVLIRPGFGSAAGTDPSARGATVELAVDALTKALLAADGPALDALTLDGLSYGHSSGQVQDKAAFIETLTSKRSTFPSITLSDRSVSVVGDDAIARHVFTGEVVSGGKTSPVHIGVMQVWHSDGGRWRLLARQAFKI, from the coding sequence ATGTCCGTGTCACGCCGTGCGGCGCTCGCCGCCGCCATCGCCGCACCCGTCCTGATCCGCCCGGGCTTCGGCTCCGCGGCCGGAACCGATCCCTCCGCCCGGGGCGCCACGGTCGAGCTGGCGGTCGACGCCCTCACCAAGGCTCTCCTTGCCGCCGACGGTCCGGCCCTCGACGCCCTGACCCTCGACGGGCTGAGCTACGGCCATTCCAGCGGTCAGGTGCAGGACAAGGCGGCCTTCATCGAGACGCTGACCAGCAAGCGCTCGACATTCCCGAGCATCACCCTGTCGGACCGCTCCGTCTCGGTGGTCGGCGACGACGCCATCGCGCGCCACGTCTTCACCGGCGAGGTGGTCTCGGGCGGCAAGACGTCGCCGGTCCATATCGGCGTGATGCAGGTCTGGCACAGCGACGGCGGCCGCTGGCGGCTGCTCGCCCGGCAGGCCTTCAAGATCTGA
- a CDS encoding CTP synthase: MTRYVFITGGVVSSLGKGLASAALAAVLQARGYRVRMRKLDPYLNVDPGTMSPTQHGEVFVTDDGAETDLDLGHYERFTGVPASRADNITTGRIYQDIIAKERRGDYLGATIQVIPHVTNAIKDFVLDGNDSFDFVLVEIGGTVGDIEGLPFFEAIRQLGQELPRGTCCYVHLTLLPYIPSAGELKTKPTQHSVKELRSIGIQPDILLCRCDRPIPMDERRKLALFCNVRQTAVIEALDVASIYEVPLSYRTAGLDREVLGHFGLEHGEEPDLGRWQTIAERVRNPEGEVSIAIVGKYTGLKDAYKSLTEALTHGGISHRVKVNLEWIEAEVFEREDPAPFLEGLNGILVPGGFGQRGAEGKIRAARYAREKRIPYLGICFGMQMAVIEAARSLAGMPEANSTEFGDTAEPVVGLLTEWLRGNELERRAAAGDLGGTMRLGAYEAKLDPESKIAQIYGSDQISERHRHRYEVNMAYRERLEAKGLRFSGVSPDGLLPETVEHVGHPWFIGVQFHPELKSRPFEPHPLFKGFVGAAIEQSRLV, translated from the coding sequence ATGACGCGGTACGTTTTCATCACCGGCGGCGTGGTCTCCTCCCTCGGCAAGGGCCTCGCCTCGGCGGCCCTGGCGGCGGTCCTCCAGGCCCGCGGCTACCGGGTCCGGATGCGCAAGCTCGACCCCTACCTGAACGTCGATCCGGGCACGATGAGCCCGACGCAGCACGGCGAGGTGTTCGTCACCGACGACGGTGCCGAGACCGACCTCGACCTCGGGCATTACGAGCGCTTCACCGGCGTTCCGGCGAGCCGGGCCGACAACATCACGACGGGCCGGATCTACCAGGACATCATCGCCAAGGAGCGCCGCGGCGACTACCTCGGCGCCACGATCCAGGTGATCCCGCACGTCACCAACGCGATCAAGGACTTCGTCCTCGACGGCAACGACAGCTTCGACTTCGTGCTGGTGGAGATCGGCGGCACGGTCGGCGACATCGAGGGCCTGCCGTTCTTCGAGGCGATCCGGCAGCTCGGGCAGGAGCTGCCGCGGGGCACCTGCTGCTACGTCCACCTGACGCTGCTGCCCTACATCCCGTCCGCCGGCGAGCTGAAGACCAAGCCGACCCAGCACTCCGTGAAGGAGCTGCGCTCGATCGGCATCCAGCCCGACATCCTGCTCTGCCGCTGCGACCGGCCGATCCCGATGGACGAGCGGCGCAAGCTCGCGCTGTTCTGCAACGTCCGCCAGACCGCGGTCATCGAGGCCCTCGACGTGGCCTCGATCTACGAGGTGCCGCTCTCCTATCGGACCGCGGGCCTCGACCGGGAGGTGCTCGGCCATTTCGGCCTGGAGCACGGCGAGGAGCCGGATCTCGGCCGCTGGCAGACCATCGCCGAGCGCGTGCGCAATCCCGAGGGCGAGGTCTCGATCGCCATCGTGGGTAAGTACACGGGGCTGAAGGACGCCTACAAGTCGCTGACCGAGGCGCTGACCCACGGGGGCATCAGCCACCGGGTGAAGGTCAATCTCGAGTGGATCGAGGCCGAGGTGTTCGAGCGCGAGGATCCGGCGCCTTTCCTCGAAGGCCTCAACGGGATCCTCGTGCCGGGCGGCTTCGGCCAGCGCGGGGCCGAGGGCAAGATCCGCGCGGCCCGCTACGCCCGCGAGAAGCGCATCCCCTATCTCGGCATCTGCTTCGGCATGCAGATGGCGGTGATCGAGGCGGCCCGCTCGCTGGCCGGGATGCCGGAGGCCAACTCCACGGAGTTCGGCGACACCGCCGAGCCGGTGGTCGGCCTGCTCACCGAGTGGCTGCGCGGCAACGAGCTGGAGCGGCGCGCGGCGGCCGGCGATCTCGGCGGCACGATGCGGCTCGGCGCCTACGAGGCGAAGCTCGACCCCGAGTCCAAGATCGCCCAGATTTACGGGTCCGATCAGATCTCGGAGCGCCACCGCCACCGCTACGAGGTCAACATGGCCTATCGCGAGCGGCTGGAGGCCAAGGGCCTGCGCTTCTCGGGCGTGTCCCCCGACGGCCTGTTGCCCGAGACGGTGGAGCATGTCGGGCACCCGTGGTTCATCGGCGTGCAGTTCCATCCGGAGCTGAAGTCGCGCCCGTTCGAGCCGCACCCGCTGTTCAAGGGCTTCGTCGGCGCCGCGATCGAGCAGAGCCGCCTGGTCTGA
- the tpiA gene encoding triose-phosphate isomerase produces MTQSGRKPLVAGNWKMNGTRASIQVVEAIRDGLSPDLASRIDVLICPPATLIGSCVAAAAGSPIAIGGQNLHARPSGAFTGSISAEMLADLGAKYVIVGHSERRAYHHETDDGVHAKALGARRAGLCGIVCVGETIEEREQGRALDIVRAQLAIGLPKGATAADTVIAYEPVWAIGSGRTPTPRDIAEVHASLREMLDKLVGDEAQKIRILYGGSVKPGNAKELLSVDNVDGALVGGASLVAGDFLGICAAYA; encoded by the coding sequence ATGACGCAGTCTGGGCGCAAGCCGCTTGTCGCTGGCAACTGGAAGATGAACGGGACCCGGGCATCCATCCAGGTTGTCGAGGCGATTCGCGACGGGCTCTCGCCGGACCTCGCGTCGCGCATCGACGTGCTGATCTGCCCGCCTGCGACGCTGATCGGATCCTGCGTGGCGGCGGCGGCCGGATCGCCGATCGCGATCGGCGGCCAGAACCTGCACGCCCGGCCGAGCGGCGCCTTCACGGGCTCGATCTCGGCCGAGATGCTCGCCGATCTCGGCGCCAAGTACGTGATCGTCGGCCATTCCGAGCGCCGGGCCTACCACCACGAGACCGACGACGGGGTCCACGCCAAGGCGCTGGGCGCCCGCCGCGCCGGCCTGTGCGGCATCGTCTGCGTCGGCGAGACCATCGAGGAGCGCGAGCAGGGCCGCGCCCTCGACATCGTCCGCGCCCAGCTCGCCATCGGCCTGCCGAAGGGCGCGACGGCGGCCGACACGGTGATCGCCTACGAGCCGGTCTGGGCGATCGGCTCCGGGCGGACGCCGACGCCGCGCGACATCGCCGAGGTCCACGCTTCCCTGCGGGAGATGCTCGACAAGCTCGTCGGCGACGAGGCGCAGAAGATCCGCATCCTCTACGGCGGCTCGGTGAAGCCCGGGAACGCCAAGGAACTCCTGTCGGTGGACAACGTCGACGGCGCGCTCGTGGGCGGCGCGAGCCTCGTGGCGGGAGACTTCCTGGGGATCTGCGCCGCCTACGCCTGA